ggacagacggacgaaagacaaaatgtgatcagaatagctcacttgagctttcagctcaggtgagctaaaaacactgTATGTATTATTCTGAAGAAACTTGATAACTTATATTAATCATActgattttgttgttgtttttttaccaAGACATAAGAACAAGCAGTAGTTTTTTAGCATGTATTGCTGTCTGTAAGGATACATTCCTCTGTAGCAAGCTCTGCCCTCTCCCCATAAGCCAGCAACACTGGGGTAGTGTGGGTTTGGAACCCTGTTATTGTTTTGGGTTTTCCAGCTTGTCCAACCACATCCACTGCCTGTAAAACAAAGTACAGTGCATATATCTGacctgtaaatatgtatatcttACAACTCATTATGTATGGTCAAAGATATACTGTagacagggttattttcgccccgtgtaattttcacCCTTCTACACTTCCTAACAGATTTGCCtcatcttgaattcgcccagacaaagTTGCGTTTAAAGAGAGGTCATTTGAAACATTgtaattcgcccagtcttaaattcgcctgcTGACAACAAgggaaaggggcgaaaataaaacaggggcgaatatttccctgtatacagtagtacTTGCAGAGATACAGCCATAACTTTTGGTGTCCCTGATAACAATATTAACAGTtccttttataattttactttCATAACTGTGACATTACTAATTTACTGATATAGTTCAGCATGTGGTTTTACATTTAAAGTATTgctattaataaaataattttacctgTCCAACTCTCACATGAACAGGCAGAGGTCGTAATTCCTCATCAAATGTAGTGAGCATTCTAGGCTGCATGGCTGACACAAGATGGTACAGGATGTAGTGTGATTTTCCAAGAATTactgaaattaaatcaaagatgtacatgtaattggggAAGTATGTTCATTCTTTACATTTCTGCAAACTTTAAGTTTCAGTGATGTTAATAAAACTTCATGACTCCAAAACAAGTAACGTAATAAAAAGCAATCAGTCAAGGCTAGTACCGTATATACTCGCCTATAAGTACGGTTCGCCTATAAGTCGGTTGCCTTTTTCCAGCtttaatttgaagattttgCTGTTGACTCCCTTATAAGTCGGGTCACTTTTTCAGGACAATTGATGTACAGATACTCTCAGTAGAATACCACATTTTTTCATACATGGTTTGAGTTCTAAAAAAATTTGTCCTTATTTCACCCCATAATTGCTTATAGACTATTTCTATCATGGGTCTATGATGttaataacttttgattttaaatgttattattttttataacactAATTACAAGTTGGTAATAGCTTCAAAACTACCAAGTATTTAAATAGAgtcgttttgaaaatttgatgataGTGATTTATTTCCTTACTGACTGATTAGGTTGGTAATTAGCCCCTTAAACTGTGGTGTTGGCTTGTGTTGTTTTAGGTGACATGACCCCTATATCTATTATCACCTTAGGTGTGAAAAACTGACTGCTtgacttttctttttatgatcACAGGTTCAATGCATTTAtctgtttattatttaaaaagaaatataacttACTTCTttcttctgaaatttttttactATGTCTCACCTATAAGTCGGACCCCCACTTTTCACTCAAATTTCTACTCCCAAAGATCCGACTTATAGGCGAGTATATACGGTAAGTACGAACCTCTTCTTAAACCAcattgaaataaacattcatttagTAAAACGattctgaaaaaaatgtgtacattaATGCGGAAGACTTACAGGTTTTGACATCTAAACAGGCAGTGACAACGGCCATCAGCCCAGCCACTGCTACAGGAGACATCAACGCTTTATCACTGTGATATGGACAAAGAGTCAAGGTCCCCTTCCCCAGGTGGGTGAGTCCCTGGGCCAGACGCACCATGAACAAGTTGTTGGGGTCCTTCTGGTGGTACACAGCAAGCTGTCTGAGCATGGCAGCAAGCCTGGCATTGTTTGTTCctgaaataaaaacacaatacttatggtatatgtacatgattatGGTAACTTgttctttacaaaataatttacagattTTGTACAGCaatcttttacattttgatcAGATAGCATCATAAATCACTTTTTATTTGAACATGCAAGTCATGTTGCTTGACAACCTTTCAAATAAAGCACTGCATAACAGACTTCAAAGTTTCCAATAATAAAACTAAGAACAAATGTAAATGATTCTTTGTCTTGTATAACAAGATGACCCACCTGCTCCAGCTATTCCCATTGCCAATATGGCATTATGGGCCACCTCTGGGTCACTGTCGTGGGAGAACTTGCTGAGGGTGTCAAGGATTTGTAGTTTAGGATTGGACACTGAGATGAGACCTAGCGCTAGTGGTACAGCTCGTTTAATGGCTGCCTCTCCATAGCGTAACTGTAGGAttcagaataaaaaatgaacatgtaACAAGTATTTATGTAATgcaaatttaaatattcaaataaaaaattcaaatcctgAAATCCTACCAGATGTCCAAACGTCCTGTAAGACATTTCAGCTCCAACCTCTTCTCCCATTGAGATCAGTGCGATTCCTAATACAGCAATGCCTGCAATGTACAATAATCAACATACAAATGCAATTTTTCTGCAGTCATAGGtacaattacaaattacttttcCTTGAATTGACATAAAAATGCGGAGTGTTTCAACAAGATAAGAATCAGAACCTACCCTGCTGCATGGACAGGTCAGCATTGGGGGTTTCCTCTTTCTTGTCCTTATCCTTCTTCTTATCATCTTTCTTTTCATTGTTATCCTGGGGTACAATAAAACAGTTTGCTCAGTGTAGAAGATATGCCAGAAAAGTCTAAAGTTAATTTATCAAGTAAAGCATGACAAGACGTTAGAAGAGTTCATACCTGGTCTTTGGAATCATCATGCTCTGAACACACGTGTAATAAATGTTGCACTTTTAATACATTGCCAGTCCCTGCAAAATTTATGAAGATAAGTAATCTCAaacttcattgaaatttttacactttttaataaaacatctTCCTGAGAATTACATGCACACATAGTTATGTACACAAGCTCATGTACACTACCTGCATATGCACAGACATCCACCATCATTCTGGCCATTGACTTCAGGGGTTCAGATATCACATTGAGTGTCTCTAGTGTGGCATCAACAGCATCCTGCTTTCCTGTGACACAGAGTACAAAATGACCATcatttaaaaagcttataaaataaCAGCGTGTTCTTTTGTAACATCAAAACAAAatgcagattttatttttatacagcaCTTGCAAAGATTACATGTAAGTTAAAATGTGTCCAAAGAAGATGGAAAAGGGTAGAGGTCATTAGGTGGCAATTTTGAACTCATCAGACCCTTTATAAACTATGGACAAGTATTTTCAGTACCTAGATAAGTAAGGGCCAAGCCTAGCGCCAGGAACTTGCTGTAGGTCTCCTTCAGATCTGCTTCAGGCCTCTCCATCATGGTCTGTAGGATTGTGGAGGTCACCTCCCCATTACAGCTCCCCACTGAAATCATTCCACACGCCAGGGCGGCCATACCAACAACCTGAAGAACAAATGCATAGCTCCATTAATCTATCTAAGTAAATCTATTGATCAATGTAAATATGTATGATAACTAGCAAAAGCTGTACCTCCATGTTGGCTTTGCTTTCACCCAGCACTGGTAGAATTAGAGCTAGTACATCCTCTCGGTTCGATCCTGCATAGGCCAAACCTAGCCTAAAATAGAATTAGAAatgttcatatgcatgtaagaaatataataataaacgGATAAAAATGATGTCTAATGTGACTTAATCTTCAAAATATGACTAGACTGTCCACTTACCCGACAATGGCTCCTATCCTCATCATACTGGTATTATGAGATACATAATCGGACAGTAAGGCCAGAGCAGGATCACACTCATTCCTCACTCCAGAGTTTACAATACCACACGCTAACAATGCACCAGCCTGCAAAATAGAGTTGCTTTGTCATATTGATATTCCAGTGAATATAAGTCAAATCATTATAGATCTATGTGACaatacataaattaaaatagtatttacatgtaaatgtgcaTGTcccaaaaaaatgtattataagaTATTACTccttaaagtaaatccaccctcctgtgacgtcatacattttacataaaccatgaattcattaaaattcttgcaagtagatttgtaatttctatgttatcataggtgcacatcaaaaactcaaatcattgtttacttggagatattttaGAAGCGTTTTTCATCCctatattcgacataattcaataataacaaagggaaataactcttttttacttttctctaagtgatatatctaaatgctatattttttctaatgtaaacaattttttcttttttcttaattaattttagttttctggcatagtaagcaataaaatttaaatagacaaacaagtatccatccacttatatttaatttttaaaccaaaaaaagtgTGTTTTCAGATGATtatttcagcctttggtttttattactttacatcttaaatagtatggatacatatatattttatttattttttgatgaaattcaagtctaataagttaaaaaaaagttaagtttttaactttgaacccatgattttatagGTATGGAGTTACCTTAAATGTCAAATGCATAATCAAATACAAATCAACATATGGTCTTTCAAAAATTCATTGGCCCAACATTGTTTCagaggaatacatgtatatgcaacaacAAATGAATACCTTAATGAAGTCTTCAGATGAGTACAGGTATTTATCTATCTGGGTGAGTCCACTGTCCACATCCCACAGGAGCACCAAACCCAGAGAGGCAGTAGCACTTAACATACCTAAAACATCACAATTACTCAATGACAACTGTCCTCATCTTGTTGTCTTCTCTCACACAATTGACTGTTATTGAAATTTATGAAATACTGAACATTAGCAAAAATGCATACCATGatctttatttttatgtaacCATTTGTTTCCatcttcttttaatattttatcttgTCCGAATCCTGCATTCACAAATCCGTTAACAAATGAGGACGCCAGGTTCTGCCGGGCTGAATCCACATTAGATGGTCCTAATGTACTTCctataaagaaaatatccaCATATTACCGTCACTTTATTTTAAAAGCTCATTCAAAAAATTGgcaatttcattgaaaaaaaaacaaaaaacagtcTTACTGGTTTGTTCCAAATGAGATTTATATATATCTTCAGGTATTTTGGGTTCCATGATATCCAActggaaaaaaaacaatcacATGTTTGCCATCATCCTTAAAAATTTTTTCCTCTTCTCATTAttgtatacaggtttatttttgtcccattttatttttgcatttctaattaaatacaatttttttctcataaaaaataCTCTAATACTTTTTCTAATGAACACaattattaatctttttttttaattgacaaaGTCTTATATTCACCAACTGACAATGAGAGTGTAAGGGTAGGAAATAAAATGGAGGCAaacatttccctgtatacagaaCATAAATATCCATTATCACTCCCAGGAAaatcaatttatacatgtaaactacaACTAAAGACTACCGACCTCTCTGGCTAGAGCCATAAAGTTGTTGTTAAGGTTTGCATTAGACATGATTTCTGTTAATTCATCATATTCCTCCACATCATCGCTGAGCTCAAGGAATATCTGCTGACGTCCTAACATGTACGCCAGCTGTTTCTGCATTAATCTGTCAAGTCGGAAAAATAGCTACATCCGTTAAAAGTCCCTTTATTGTTATGACATGCATCCATCAAAGTCTTCCCAATTTTTAACAGAAGAATTAGGTCAGAAAATCTAGATACAATCCTTCGTGAAGTTTAAGTTTCTCATTTATACAAATAAGTAGAACTACAAGCACAAATTCTTTAATTATTCTTTTcattcttacaaaaataaaataaaacaaatattaaaggttataaaatataaaacactgcCTCAATAAAGCTACTTACATGTCTTTGCAAGAGAGGAAGATTTCCTCTATTAGAGCAATATCATTTAACTGCATGGCAAAACGTAGAGCTTGGGGATACTGGTTAAATTTTCTGTACAGTTCCACTGCTGTCTTCAACAGAGTTGTGTTTTCTGGATCTGGCACATATGGCACACAACtgaaaaacgaaaaaaataagatctgtattaattttatacaCTGTGAAACCTCCCCTCTCTCCTTTCATTCAAATAAATACCGTAAAATGACAATAGCCATATGTAACAACTATATAGACATTCTATCGAAAAGTAAGCATAAAATATAGTagaattataatataaaaattttttCCTGATGAGAGAGCATCCAGATTACTGAGGGCCAAATGAATTATCACATATCAAACACCAAGTTCTGAAGCCTAATTTACCTTGTGAGGTACAGACAGACACGAGGATAAGCGTTTTCATCCACATAGTTCTTCAGTAAGTCTAGCTTCTCAATCTCCATTAGGAGATCGCAGGCCTCGGCCTCAGCGTTGTGGTCCATGTGGTAGGGGACAATCGCCTTGGTCATCTTCAGCAGGTTCTCCCTCATGTCTTTGTTGGACTCCTCCGTCTCCTGCCATTCCTGGGCCACCTGTCCAGCCAAATGCCTgtgaaaacataaacaaaagagatacttAAAGCTTAAAACAATTagaggaaaaaatatatttcaaatttatatgaatgattgttatgaattatataaaaaaaaaaattaacacaaagAGTAAAACTGAACTTGTACAAATTTATCCATTTCCAAAAGAAGCAAATTAAATGAGATATGTTCATACTTTCATTTGTAACATACCTGACATATTCATGACCCCATGAGCCAATTTCCTCTTTAGATCCAAGCAGTCTGAACTTCAGGCTGTCCCTGCCATCACTCATAGTCATTCCCAACACTGATATGATGTCAGCGCAGAATCtctgttacaaaaaaaaaaataaaaaaaaaaaataataccctTTATCAGTATCCACAGAAGAATTGAGACAAtgcaatattaaaatgaaaagttcacTTGAGAGGTAATTCCTGAATGCTACCTTTGTCTCATCATCCTTTATTTTCTCATGGACTTCTTTCAGTGAATCATAGTGTGGCCGTAGGAACTTCAGTGGCTTGGGAACAGAGGTCATTGATGTAGTGGATGCTCTTATCTGTGATCGCAAACTCTCCAATGCAGGCTTATACAAGCGTTGATCAGACTCCTGAGTAAGAATGATTACAACTCTCATGAAACTTTGTAATTATTTCTTTCAAATAGTTATTAAAACTGAGGAAACAAGCATTAcatataaacattataaatacCTTGAGTCTTTCCACCAACATATTAAGCTCATCTTGAAGCTGTTTATCTTCTTCAGACTAAAAAGTAAAAGGTAGGGGTTTAATGGTTTATAGTCTTGCTTGCTAAGTGAATTGCCTTGCACGACTTCTACATATTACCCCCTGGCAAGACCTGTACAATCCATAGCATCCTCAACTCCCTGGAGAGCATACAAGTCGGGCTGCCAAATTACAGCGCTAATGCTTTTTTGTTCACCAATCCATGTTCACATAGCCAGCTCGTCTAATGTGCCAGGTACCCACATTAACACAAGAAAAGTAAAGTAACTTGCCCAAAGTTACAATGCTACTGCAAGAGCGAGAGACTAGACTGGAACCCACGTCCCCCAAGTCCAAATCAGTTGACACTATCAAATGCGCCAACACCT
This genomic window from Magallana gigas chromosome 5, xbMagGiga1.1, whole genome shotgun sequence contains:
- the LOC105339979 gene encoding 26S proteasome non-ATPase regulatory subunit 2 is translated as MADKKDEGKETQEKETKKTEEKEPELSEEDKQLQDELNMLVERLKESDQRLYKPALESLRSQIRASTTSMTSVPKPLKFLRPHYDSLKEVHEKIKDDETKRFCADIISVLGMTMSDGRDSLKFRLLGSKEEIGSWGHEYVRHLAGQVAQEWQETEESNKDMRENLLKMTKAIVPYHMDHNAEAEACDLLMEIEKLDLLKNYVDENAYPRVCLYLTSCVPYVPDPENTTLLKTAVELYRKFNQYPQALRFAMQLNDIALIEEIFLSCKDILMQKQLAYMLGRQQIFLELSDDVEEYDELTEIMSNANLNNNFMALARELDIMEPKIPEDIYKSHLEQTRSTLGPSNVDSARQNLASSFVNGFVNAGFGQDKILKEDGNKWLHKNKDHGMLSATASLGLVLLWDVDSGLTQIDKYLYSSEDFIKAGALLACGIVNSGVRNECDPALALLSDYVSHNTSMMRIGAIVGLGLAYAGSNREDVLALILPVLGESKANMEVVGMAALACGMISVGSCNGEVTSTILQTMMERPEADLKETYSKFLALGLALTYLGKQDAVDATLETLNVISEPLKSMARMMVDVCAYAGTGNVLKVQHLLHVCSEHDDSKDQDNNEKKDDKKKDKDKKEETPNADLSMQQGIAVLGIALISMGEEVGAEMSYRTFGHLLRYGEAAIKRAVPLALGLISVSNPKLQILDTLSKFSHDSDPEVAHNAILAMGIAGAGTNNARLAAMLRQLAVYHQKDPNNLFMVRLAQGLTHLGKGTLTLCPYHSDKALMSPVAVAGLMAVVTACLDVKTLILGKSHYILYHLVSAMQPRMLTTFDEELRPLPVHVRVGQAVDVVGQAGKPKTITGFQTHTTPVLLAYGERAELATEEYIPLSPIMEGFVILRKNPDYEA